In a single window of the Bradyrhizobium sp. ORS 285 genome:
- a CDS encoding DUF983 domain-containing protein, with the protein MTTHPPVTLSQTIFRGLACRCPRCGQGKLFEGFLNLRKRCEACDLDYAFIDTGDGPAIFIMMLAGAIVVGAALIVEVKYQPPFWVHAALWGPLILVTTLLPLRAMKSLLIALQFHHKAAPGRLVDKTPH; encoded by the coding sequence ATGACCACCCATCCGCCCGTCACCTTGAGTCAGACCATCTTTCGCGGGCTCGCCTGCCGCTGCCCGCGCTGCGGCCAGGGCAAGCTGTTCGAGGGCTTCCTCAACCTGCGCAAGCGTTGCGAGGCCTGCGACCTCGACTACGCCTTCATCGATACCGGCGACGGCCCCGCGATCTTCATCATGATGCTCGCCGGCGCCATCGTCGTCGGCGCCGCCCTGATCGTCGAGGTCAAATATCAGCCGCCGTTCTGGGTGCACGCCGCGCTGTGGGGCCCGTTGATCCTGGTCACGACATTGCTTCCGCTCCGCGCCATGAAGTCGCTGCTGATCGCCCTCCAATTCCACCACAAGGCCGCCCCCGGCCGTCTGGTGGACAAGACGCCGCACTGA
- a CDS encoding cytochrome c oxidase subunit 3 has product MAEAHAKHHDYHLVDPSPWPFVGSVSAFIMAFGAIGWMHKMFGAAPIVFGIGTIGVLYTMASWWGDVIKEAQYKGDHTRVVQLHHRYGMILFIASEVMFFVAWFWAYFNVALFPGYEVQATRDALIGGVWPPKGIETFDPWHLPLLNTLILLTSGTTVTWAHHALLEGDRKGLKYGLILTVLLGATFTCVQAYEYSHATFSFAGHIYGATFFMATGFHGFHVLVGTIFLIVCLIRAYAGHFTPKQHLGFEFAAWYWHFVDVVWLFLFICIYVWGHGAESMAHGAH; this is encoded by the coding sequence ATGGCTGAGGCGCACGCCAAGCATCACGACTACCATCTGGTTGATCCAAGCCCGTGGCCGTTCGTCGGCTCGGTGTCGGCCTTCATCATGGCGTTCGGCGCGATCGGCTGGATGCACAAGATGTTCGGCGCCGCGCCGATCGTGTTCGGCATCGGCACCATCGGCGTGCTCTACACGATGGCGAGCTGGTGGGGCGACGTCATCAAAGAAGCCCAGTACAAGGGCGACCACACCCGCGTGGTGCAGCTGCATCACCGCTACGGCATGATCCTGTTCATCGCCTCCGAGGTGATGTTCTTCGTCGCCTGGTTCTGGGCCTATTTCAACGTCGCGCTGTTCCCGGGCTACGAGGTGCAGGCCACCCGCGACGCGCTGATCGGCGGCGTCTGGCCGCCCAAGGGCATCGAGACCTTCGATCCCTGGCACCTACCGCTCTTGAACACGCTGATCCTGCTGACCTCGGGCACCACCGTCACCTGGGCGCACCACGCGCTGCTCGAAGGCGACCGCAAGGGTCTGAAATATGGCCTGATCCTCACGGTGCTGCTGGGTGCGACCTTCACCTGCGTGCAGGCCTATGAGTATAGCCACGCGACGTTCTCGTTCGCCGGCCACATCTACGGCGCCACCTTCTTCATGGCCACCGGCTTCCACGGCTTCCACGTTCTGGTCGGCACGATCTTCCTGATCGTCTGCCTGATCCGCGCCTATGCCGGCCACTTCACCCCCAAGCAGCACCTCGGCTTCGAGTTCGCCGCCTGGTACTGGCATTTCGTCGACGTGGTGTGGCTGTTCCTGTTCATTTGCATCTACGTCTGGGGCCATGGCGCCGAGTCCATGGCGCACGGCGCGCACTAA
- a CDS encoding cytochrome c oxidase assembly protein, which yields MDDSDQTPPTSAQAAPASAAQGATAPRRGLGRDALVGTICGAIVVLMVGASYAAVPFYNWFCRATGFNGTTQVATSAPSSAPLARRIGVRFDANVAGGLPWKFEPEKTEIEVAIGEVVTVYYKVTNQSARTTMAQAAYNVAPLTSGAYFQKINCFCFTEQTMAPGETREMPVVFYVDPAITADHENDSLKTITLSYTFYPVRDAGPKPVAAGEPDKPRGNL from the coding sequence ATGGACGATAGCGACCAGACCCCTCCGACATCAGCGCAGGCTGCGCCGGCTTCCGCCGCGCAGGGCGCCACCGCGCCGCGCCGGGGGCTCGGCCGCGACGCGCTGGTCGGCACCATCTGCGGCGCAATCGTCGTGCTGATGGTCGGCGCCTCCTATGCCGCCGTGCCGTTCTACAACTGGTTCTGCCGCGCCACCGGCTTCAACGGCACCACCCAGGTCGCGACGTCTGCGCCATCCTCGGCGCCGCTGGCGCGCCGCATCGGCGTGCGCTTCGATGCCAACGTCGCCGGCGGGCTGCCCTGGAAGTTCGAACCGGAGAAGACCGAGATCGAGGTCGCGATCGGCGAGGTCGTCACGGTCTACTACAAGGTCACCAACCAGTCGGCGCGCACCACCATGGCGCAGGCGGCCTACAATGTGGCGCCGCTGACCTCGGGTGCGTATTTCCAGAAGATCAACTGCTTCTGCTTCACCGAGCAGACCATGGCCCCGGGCGAGACCCGCGAGATGCCGGTGGTGTTCTACGTCGATCCGGCGATCACGGCCGATCACGAGAACGACTCGCTGAAGACGATTACGCTGTCCTACACCTTCTATCCCGTTCGCGACGCCGGGCCGAAGCCGGTGGCTGCGGGCGAGCCGGACAAGCCGCGGGGCAATCTATGA
- a CDS encoding heme o synthase, which translates to MSVIDQNAIAVGPRISEADVGDYLALLKPRVMSLVIFTALIGLLIAPGHFHPVLAITSLLCIAVGAGASGALNMALEGDIDALMSRTANRPIPRGRVTRQEALAFGITLSFFSVLTLGILVNWFAGALLAFTIFFYVVIYTLWLKRWTAQNIVIGGAAGALPPVVAWAAATGSVAPEPLWLFLIIFFWTPPHFWALALFRTDDYARAGVPMLPVVAGPDATRLQILLYTIVLVAIAAAPWPLGYFDAVYGVVSLALGAGMLWLAIEVFRKRERSQSLRANRKLFAFSILYLFALFATLGLEAVARMIAPLIW; encoded by the coding sequence GTGTCGGTCATTGATCAGAATGCCATCGCTGTCGGCCCGCGGATTTCCGAGGCCGATGTCGGCGATTATCTCGCGCTGCTGAAGCCACGGGTGATGTCGCTCGTGATCTTCACGGCGCTGATCGGCCTTCTGATCGCCCCCGGCCATTTCCATCCCGTGCTCGCGATCACCTCGCTCTTGTGCATCGCCGTCGGCGCCGGTGCCTCCGGCGCGCTGAACATGGCGCTGGAAGGCGACATCGACGCGCTGATGTCGCGCACTGCCAACCGCCCGATCCCGCGCGGCCGTGTCACCCGCCAGGAAGCGCTCGCCTTCGGCATCACGCTGTCGTTCTTCTCGGTGCTGACGCTCGGCATCCTCGTCAACTGGTTCGCCGGCGCGCTGCTCGCCTTCACCATCTTCTTCTACGTCGTGATCTACACGCTGTGGCTGAAGCGCTGGACCGCGCAGAACATCGTCATCGGCGGCGCCGCCGGGGCCTTGCCGCCGGTCGTGGCCTGGGCCGCGGCCACCGGATCGGTGGCGCCGGAGCCGCTCTGGCTGTTCCTCATCATCTTCTTCTGGACCCCGCCGCATTTCTGGGCCCTGGCTCTGTTCCGCACCGACGACTACGCCCGCGCCGGCGTGCCGATGCTGCCCGTGGTCGCCGGTCCCGATGCGACCCGGCTGCAGATCCTGCTCTACACGATCGTCCTCGTGGCCATCGCCGCCGCGCCGTGGCCGCTCGGCTATTTCGATGCCGTCTACGGCGTCGTCTCGCTCGCGCTCGGCGCCGGCATGCTGTGGCTGGCCATCGAGGTGTTCCGCAAGCGCGAGCGGAGCCAGTCGTTGCGTGCCAACCGCAAGCTGTTCGCGTTTTCGATCCTGTATCTGTTCGCGCTGTTCGCGACGCTCGGTCTCGAGGCGGTCGCGCGCATGATCGCGCCGCTGATCTGGTAA